A window from Candidatus Zixiibacteriota bacterium encodes these proteins:
- a CDS encoding sulfite exporter TauE/SafE family protein yields the protein MTELLLIAGSALWLGILTSISPCPMATNIAAISYIGKQVKSPGLVFTAGLLYTLGRMLAYLVLGIIIITSLLSVPKLSWFLQKKINIFLGPVLIIAGLFLTGLLKFSLPSSGLGSNLQTKISKMGIWGAGLLGILFALSFCPVSAALFFGSLIPLAVKHNSSTVIPLLYGLGTALPVILFAFILGYGTHYLGRMFDKITKIEIWARRFTGLIFIIVGIYYCLIYIFKLEM from the coding sequence TTGACGGAGTTGCTGCTGATTGCCGGTTCAGCTTTGTGGCTGGGGATATTGACTTCAATTTCCCCCTGTCCAATGGCCACAAATATCGCCGCGATTTCTTATATAGGTAAGCAGGTCAAGTCACCCGGGCTGGTTTTCACTGCGGGATTACTTTATACGCTGGGAAGAATGCTGGCGTACCTGGTTTTGGGCATTATCATTATCACCAGCCTGCTGTCTGTGCCCAAGCTTTCCTGGTTTTTGCAGAAGAAGATCAATATCTTTCTCGGCCCGGTACTGATTATTGCAGGCCTGTTTTTAACGGGATTGCTGAAATTTAGTCTGCCATCTTCCGGTTTGGGATCGAATCTCCAGACAAAAATCAGCAAGATGGGTATCTGGGGAGCGGGACTTTTGGGGATTTTGTTCGCCCTCAGTTTTTGCCCGGTCTCGGCAGCCTTGTTTTTCGGGAGCCTGATACCTTTAGCTGTGAAACACAACTCGAGTACGGTGATTCCTCTTCTCTATGGTCTGGGAACAGCTCTACCTGTAATACTTTTCGCCTTTATACTCGGTTATGGAACTCATTATCTCGGCCGGATGTTTGACAAAATTACAAAAATCGAGATCTGGGCCAGGCGATTCACCGGTCTGATCTTTATAATCGTGGGGATATATTATTGCCTGATATATATCTTTAAACTGGAAATGTGA